The Hemicordylus capensis ecotype Gifberg chromosome 13, rHemCap1.1.pri, whole genome shotgun sequence sequence GGCAGAGGAACCTCCCCATCCCTGAGAAATGGCGGCAGATTCTGGGCTGGCGTTCCCAAAGGGAGCAAGAGAAATGGCATCCCCACCTGATTTTGGCCACAAGCTTGTCCAGTGTCCATGAGCTGATTGCCCTCAGTCATCCCAGAACTCAACATCTTGGAGCAGGTCCTCTGTTTGGGAGAGAAGACAAGAGAATTCATGAGAGCACGGCTTGGtttgggaaaggggcagaggacCCTCCCCATCCCCGAGAAATGGAGGCAGGTTCTGGGATGGAATTCCCAAAGGAAACAAGAGAAACggcttccccagctgcagtttggcCACAAGGCCTTCCTCAGGGAGCGCCATGTTCCCCCTAGGGCTGGATTGGGAAGCGAAGGCACTTTCTCTGGGGAGGGCACTTGGAGGCAAGGGTGGAGGAGCATGTGGGGTCCTCGGAGACCCACAGAGGGCCCAGAGGGAGCTCTGCCTAGgcccagagcagggagggagctctgtCTGCCCCGTTTCCATGGGGATGGATGCTACCTTCACTAGATGAAGTGCTGTCTTGGTCTTTGGCCTGGGCTGCCATCCTCCACACCTGAAGAACTGCAAAGGGCAGCAGGGGCTTGATCTTCTctgcctggagagagagagagagagagagagagagagagagagagagagagagagagaggacgaaGGCCTGTCAGAGCTCTTCTGGGGACCCTGAAGCTGGAGGAGGGGGGACTGGAGGATGCCGGACCCAAGGGGATACCTACCTCAAAGTAGAAGGGCGGCCCAGTCGCCAGATCAAGCAGCAAACAGCCAGCCCtttctgccaccgcctcctcttgcTCGTCTTTGGTTTCCACCTCACTATTAATGGCCTGCAGGATGAAAAGGTCCCTCAGAATGCCACAGCTGTGGTCGAAATCCTCACACCAGCAGCCCCCTTGCCTGGCTGCTGAGAACGGGGACCCAAGACAGAGAAAGATCTCCAAGGTGGTTCTCGCCAACATTTCTAAGTCGTCCTCACGAATGAGCTACCCAAATTGCCAGGGAGCCTCttatgccccctccctcccagctcaggtgagccgagtgggggggagggtctcTTCGGGGTGGGGGCCCGCCTATGGAATACCCTTCCCTGGCTGCTCAGGGTGCCAGGACGGGGCTGCACATCTGAACGCTGCCCACCGGGAGGGAGTCGAGGCCTTATCCGCCAACATGCTTGACCCTACCCCTACCCACAACCAGGAAGGGCAGAGGAGCCTGCTGACCCCAACTGGACCAGGGGATGGTCCCTCCGTGGCTGGGAGACGCCACCTTACCTACCTCAGTGATATGGATGAGGTGCTCCAGGCTGGGCCTTTGAGAAAGGAGGGCTCTGAGCAGGCCCTGCAGGGCCTCCTCAGGTGGCAGAAACAGGTCctgagagggagaaagggagccagagtgtggctgctggaggctgGAGGGGGTCGCAGCCCCCCTCAGGGAGGGGAAAGGCACCACTGGGCCTCCGAAGAGCCCCGCTTGCCCTCTGCCCATCTTGGGGgatccagaccccccccccagccaggttCCTTGCCtaggagggcagcagtggggcagggtggggtggggtctccCTCCATACTCACCTCCTGGTCTTGCTGTGGCCCTTGCTCTGGCATCAcgctcatccagaacaggcagccgGAGATGATTTTATGTTCCCTGCTCTGGCAGAAGCAGGGCTTCATCCGACTGTCAAGGAAAGGGGAACGATGAGAAAtcctgctggggcggggggagaaggcggTCCAGGAAAGGGCTGAGGGGGGAgattctgccccctccctcagtgCCCCGATCCAAGGCTTCCCCAGGACTCagggcaggagaagggggccgGATCCTGTGGCACTCAAGCCGTCTGCCCAGAGGAGGGAGTCCTCAATGACACCTTCTGGGGCCAAGGGGGTGGAGGACCAAGGGGCTGGTCCCTttccatgtccccccccccccccgggtccccCACTGCTTCTTCCCTACATCGGACTTCCCTCCCAAACATCCTCCCACCATTGGCCACCCCACATCTCCCTCTCCAGACCCCTCCCGTCCCCCACGTACCTCAGCAAGGTGAGAGCCTCCGCGCAGAGGGAGAAGAGGTAGGGAGGCAGGGGGTCCTCCCAGGTATACTCCATCTCCTCCTGGGAGggaacagagagagggaggcgAAAGTCACCCCGATccatgggggggggctcccctagacctgccccagctccacccccctgccccgctGGGCTTGGCTCTGTTCCAAGGGCTgcctccaccccactcccccccatCCAGGCCTCCGCCCCCCAGCTGCCAACCACTCACCAGCACGGCCTGGGCTGCCAAACCCTTTGAGAAGGGAAGGCGGCGTTCCCCTCTCTGGAGGCTGTTCCTGCAGGCCTCGATCAGGGTCTTCAGGAACGAGACCCGGTGCCTCCGGTCCTGGAAGGGGAAAACAATGGGGCCGTGAAGTGGGGCAGGATGCCCCTTGGATGGCAGGCCCCCTTTCATGTGAGCCGCCCTGCCGTCCCTTGGTACCCCACCCCCCTGGACACGGCTCTGGGCTTCCCTGGGGGGGTTCTGGGAGGGGGTCTCTCCATACCTTCCCTTCTTCTTCACTTTCCGGTCTGGCCTTATCCACAAGGCGGAGCCTGGCCTTGATGATGCTGCTGGGTGTTGGAGCTGCAGGAAGaggtggagaaggcaggagagTGAGTGGGGCCCCTTACCAGCCCGGCGCCcccttgactcccccccccggccaactGGGGCCCCTCCTCACCTCCAGCATCCTCAACAGGGGGCTCGGCTGGCTCTGGCCGGCTGCAGCCCCCAACCAGTGGCAGCGAAGGAGCAGGGCCCACCCGGTTGGTGCGGCCGCACAGGACCCACCACCTCCGGGGGGCAGCTGGCCTGGAGGCTGCAGACTCCCCTGGGGCGGCCAGGGGGGCCACTCGGCTGGACCGCCTAGCCAGGAGGGCTCGGAGCCtgcgcagcctagaagagagcaggcagAGCATGAGAACGAGACCTTTGGGCAGAAAGGTGGGCGTGGGATAGGGGGGACCCAGGGGGCGGGGAAACCCTGCATGGCCGCCAGGAGGGGGATGCCAGGAGCCCAAGACGGCTAGCCCTCTTCAGTCAGCGAGGTGGCTCTTGGGGCAGCTGGCTGCCGGCTTGGGCCCAGCCCCTTTGGGAATCCGGGGCACAGCTCTGGGCTGGGGAGGTGCAGAAGGGAGATCTCCCAACCCTTGGCAGGCTGGAGAGCTTGCCCATTAAAGAATGGCGAATCCCTCCTGGGCTCCTGAGGTGAGGAGAGACGCAGGCAGGGAGTGGGTGCTGGAGAAGGGGCCGtgtggggccaggccttctctggggctgccccggACCGGCTTGGGAATGGGCTCCCGGTCCATAGAGGAGCTCCtgcatctctggctgcctccccCAAATCCCTTTAGACACACCTGTCTTCTCAGGCCTTGggctaaaactttttaaaaagtgctttgatAAATTTGTAtttatctgtatttatttatttacggtctttgaccaaatagtacaacacatttacatgaaaaactaaaacacactttcagcaaatataaaacattaaaatataaaaccaattaatcatttacatgaaaagctaaaacacactttcagcaaatataaaacattaaaatataaaaccaattaatcatTTATAGTggagtacatacatacatacatacatacatacacacacacacacacacacacacacacacacatatatatatatatatatatatatatatatatatatatatatatatagcttctCCAAAGCCTTGAGAAATTCAGTTTTAAGATggtttagaaatgaaatgaatcaGTCAATACTCACATGATCCACAGGCTCGTGGCTGTACTCCAGTTACGGACTTGAACCCTAACCTAAACCTAACCTAAGACtaacaacaaacagcaacaacTAGAAACAACGACGAACCCTGCCCAAccgcctccccctccctatcccaaacaaCCCTGAACCCCAACAATTAACCCCAACAACAAACcccccctccctatcccaaaTAAATCCCCGcttctctctgaagagctctctaATCTTTAACCTCAGTCTCACACTCaatctctccctctttcactCTCTCAATCGCGCCCAATCACTCTCTAAATACCTTTCGCGGCCACAGACACTCTCTCAAAcaccctctctctttcactcGCACATGCATTCAAGGGAGTCAGCGATGATTCCTGCCCCAGTATCCCGTAGCGACGGGTGATGTCACAAAGGGGGCCGCATCACCAGTTAACTGCCAACTCAACGGCCGTTGGTCCTCTGAGGTCGAGGACCCTCCTTGGAACTCTGGGGCCCCTGCGGTTCTTCTGGGGGTCTCTCCCTTTCCGGCCACATCCCTGTCCCCCATGAGAGGCCTCCATCTTCCCCACCATGGCTAGAGGGGCACCCTCCCAAATCCCTCCTGGGAGACCCTTCCCACCTGCAAGACTCCCTTCTTTGCTGCTGTGAACCCCACAGGACCCAAGGAGGAGCCCTCCTTTTCTGGGTCCCAAATACAACGGCCTCCTTCTTGGAGTGGTGTCTCTTCCAAAGAGGACTCCATGGACAAGTGGGTCTGCCTTCACCATCCAGAGGGACATCTCACTTGCCCTGATGCTTCCTGAAAAACACGCCTTCCgacatttcagggatgaaaaggGGGCCTTCCAAATGTGTTTCTGGTCCCCCATTGCCCTCTGAAGGGGCACTGCTTGGCCAGAATCTACCCCCAAGGCtgcaattactactactacaaacatgTGCCAATTTTCACCAttagggtcattaggaaggggattgagaataaaaGTGCTATTCTTGTTATTCCTTTATACAAGCCTCTGACCGTGGTGGCTGGTGGCCAAtagggtggtgtggtggtggtgcagcgaGAAAagaactctgtgcatgctcaaaggaCCCTTTGTCCGTGTGTCCAAGATGGAGCCCTGGCTTTAAAAGGATGAATGACACATTCTCTAACCCTTCATCAGGCTGAAACATTCTGCCTAACTCTCAAGACTGCACTCTCTCCTACGACCAGAGGTCAATGCAAAA is a genomic window containing:
- the LOC128336804 gene encoding uncharacterized protein LOC128336804 isoform X2, which produces MLRRLRALLARRSSRVAPLAAPGESAASRPAAPRRWWVLCGRTNRVGPAPSLPLVGGCSRPEPAEPPVEDAGAPTPSSIIKARLRLVDKARPESEEEGKDRRHRVSFLKTLIEACRNSLQRGERRLPFSKGLAAQAVLEEMEYTWEDPLPPYLFSLCAEALTLLSRMKPCFCQSREHKIISGCLFWMSVMPEQGPQQDQEDLFLPPEEALQGLLRALLSQRPSLEHLIHITEAINSEVETKDEQEEAVAERAGCLLLDLATGPPFYFEAEKIKPLLPFAVLQVWRMAAQAKDQDSTSSSEEDLLQDVEFWDD
- the LOC128336804 gene encoding uncharacterized protein LOC128336804 isoform X1; amino-acid sequence: MLCLLSSRLRRLRALLARRSSRVAPLAAPGESAASRPAAPRRWWVLCGRTNRVGPAPSLPLVGGCSRPEPAEPPVEDAGAPTPSSIIKARLRLVDKARPESEEEGKDRRHRVSFLKTLIEACRNSLQRGERRLPFSKGLAAQAVLEEMEYTWEDPLPPYLFSLCAEALTLLSRMKPCFCQSREHKIISGCLFWMSVMPEQGPQQDQEDLFLPPEEALQGLLRALLSQRPSLEHLIHITEAINSEVETKDEQEEAVAERAGCLLLDLATGPPFYFEAEKIKPLLPFAVLQVWRMAAQAKDQDSTSSSEEDLLQDVEFWDD